In one window of Drosophila mauritiana strain mau12 chromosome X, ASM438214v1, whole genome shotgun sequence DNA:
- the LOC117147495 gene encoding tumor necrosis factor receptor superfamily member wengen codes for MMPPRLPGGHGGAMRSRSSSSGHHLNTTFHKGRRRRQQHHIGGSHISISISHGSYLALLLLSTTCSLVATSASSSSSAADTDIAPPDPPPVSQVSIASSSPCAPQHWWDSQRDRCTPCTRCQGEMIPLRPCQLHTDTICGSIYDLKIDWVVLAKTEPNWKERRKSSEYEHFEHNAPLQHLTHEQLQQLHEEAAAAWVLDWQTGVLYVAVLTCLVFFSVAACILIHHMRQWRRMERRLDQDVEELSTKLMAKLAEVQSLDGGTFFIGNADALRGLPASAATTHPATTQSGIFQPQHVLLPEKRGKHQERRILKTLQPGNVYIEESNAGLGGMGVGLGVRGCSGLKG; via the exons ATGATGCCGCCAAGACTTCCAGGCGGCCATGGAGGAGCCATGCGCAGtcggagcagcagcagtggccaTCACTTAAACACAACGTTTCACAAAGGCCGACGGAGGCGACAGCAGCACCACATCGGTGGCAGCcacatcagcatcagcatcagccaCGGCAGCTACCTGgccctgctactgctgtccACCACCTGCTccctggtggccaccagcgcCTCCTCGTCATCCTCCGCTGCAGACACAGACATTGCGCCACCAGATCCGCCGCCGGTCAGCCAGGTGTCCATCGCCTCCAGCTCGCCCTGCGCCCCACAGCATTGGTGGGACTCGCAGCGGGATCGCTGCACACCGTGCACCCGCTGCCAGGGCGAGATGATACCGCTGCGGCCCTGCCAGCTACACACGGACACCATCTGCGGCTCCATATACGACCTCAAGATCGACTGGGTTGTCCTGGCCAAGACCGAACCCAATTGGAAGGAG CGCCGAAAGTCCTCCGAGTATGAGCACTTCGAGCACAATGCCCCACTGCAGCACCTGACCCacgagcaactgcagcagctgcacGAGGAGGCGGCCGCCGCCTGGGTCCTCGACTGGCAGACTGGCGTCCTCTACGTGGCCGTGCTCACCTGCCTGGTCTTCTTCTCGGTGGCCGCCTGCATCCTTATCCACCACATGCGCCAGTGGCGTCGCATGGAGCGTCGCCTGGACCAGG ATGTGGAGGAGCTGTCGACCAAGCTGATGGCCAAGCTGGCGGAGGTGCAGAGCCTGGACGGAGGCACCTTCTTCATCGGCAACGCGGACGCCTTGCGGGGTCTGCCCGCCTCCGCAGCGACGACGCATCCAGCAACGACGCAGTCGGGGATCTTCCAGCCACAACACGTGCTGCTGCCTG AGAAACGTGGCAAGCACCAGGAGCGACGGATCCTGAAGACCCTGCAGCCCGGCAATGTCTACATCGAGGAGAGCAACGCTGGACTGGGCGGCATGGGCGTGGGC
- the LOC117148803 gene encoding glucose-induced degradation protein 8-B homolog, producing the protein MSYNEKSEAIIKEEWLQRLEQFPFKQADMNRLIMNYLVTEGFKEAAEKFQHEADLEPSVELSSLDGRILIREAVQAGRIEEATQLVNQLHPELLGSDRYLFFHLQQLQLIELIRAGKVEEALSFAQSKLSESGEEAMFELERTLALLAFEKPQESPFADLLEQSYRQKIASELNSAILRCEQSEDSTPKMMFLLKLILWAQSKLDSRSISYPKMKNLETAHLEPK; encoded by the exons ATGAGCTACAACGAGAAATCGGAGGCCATCATCAAGGAGGAGTGGCTGCAGCGCCTGGAGCAGTTTCCCTTCAAGCAGGCGGACATGAATCGCCTGATCATGAACTACTTGGTCACAG AGGGTTTCAAGGAGGCCGCCGAGAAGTTCCAGCACGAGGCGGATCTGGAGCCCAGCGTGGAGCTGAGCAGCCTCGATGGGCGCATACTCATCCGCGAAGCCGTGCAGGCGGGCCGCATCGAGGAGGCCACCCAGCTGGTGAACCAGCTGCATCCTGAGCTGCTCGGCAGCGATCGCTATCTGTTCTTCCacctgcagcagctgcagctcaTCGAGCTGATACGCGCCGGCAAGGTAGAAGAGGCCCTGTCCTTCGCCCAGAGCAAGCTGTCCGAGTCCGGTGAGGAGGCCATGTTCGAGCTGGAGCGCACCCTGGCCCTGCTCGCCTTCGAGAAGCCGCAGGAGAGCCCTTTCGCCGACCTGCTGGAGCAGTCGTACCGCCAGAAGATCGCCAGCGAGCTCAACTCGGCCATCCTGCGCTGCGAGCAGAGCGAGGACTCCACGCCCAAAATGATGTTCCTGCTCAAGCTGATCTTGTGGGCCCAGTCCAAGCTGGACAGCCGTTCCATTAGCTATCCCAAGATGAAGAACCTGGAGACGGCGCACCTGGAGCCCAAGTAG
- the LOC117148800 gene encoding rab11 family-interacting protein 1 isoform X3 encodes MWSPTHCSVTVQRARGLLTKGKNGTNNCFVTIALGKEKYQTSVKDKAETSVNWNEECELKIPDQGNRAELTLTCLHRNNLGIDEFLGQATLPLNEMDVYDRPRAKWFKLESKPGKEKKNKERGELEVRIAFVVKSGSLTDLSKKDKHKSSIGQLASSVGGSLLSIGNGEKRRGIKKLAGSLSSKLHIRSKKKNQEAGADDSSSFGGSFASLGTPNSSNGRGQNGGSGRRRGGQRAGEADPGVISEDEDEFVFDNLSHKSSGSSLNIQRSGLQPPPVGTPNFTPRHPSPLLNNGVSGVGSGSAKDKYNNDNDSNSPSPKSTERIIIGHEKSGSHADRRSEISAQLAKKYEGKSREELMLIANGMENEALLQRQRVKELEDYLDNLLLRVMETHPKILQNPYSRTTSAKRYGTWSFWSSSRTRATPTH; translated from the exons ATGTGGAGTCCGACGCACTGTAGTGTAACGG TGCAGCGAGCGCGTGGGCTGCTCACCAAGGGCAAGAATGGCACCAACAACTGTTTCGTCACCATTGCTCTGGGCAAGGAGAAGTACCAGACGTCCGTCAAGGACAAGGCCGAGACGAGCGTCAACTGGAACGAGGAGTGCGAACT GAAAATTCCCGATCAGGGTAATCGCGCCGAGCTCACTTTGACCTGCCTGCACAGGAACAATCTGGGCATCGATGAGTTCCTCGGTCAGGCGACGCTGCCGCTCAACGAGATGGATGTGTACGACCGGCCACGCGCCAAGTGGTTCAAGCTGGAGAGCAAGCCCGGCAAGGAGAAGAAGAACAAGGAGCGCGGCGAGCTGGAGGTGCGCATCGCCTTCGTGGTCAAGTCCGGCTCGCTGACCGATCTCAGCAAGAAGGACAAGCACAAGTCTTCCATTGGCCAGCTGGCCAGCTCAGTCGGTGGCAGTCTGTTGTCCATCGGCAACGGCGAGAAACGGCGCGGCATCAAGAAGCTGGCTGGCTCGCTTAGCTCCAAGCTGCACATTCGCAGCAAGAAGAAGAACCAGGAGGCGGGCGCCGACGATAGCAGCTCCTTCGGCGGCTCCTTCGCCAGCCTGGGCACGCCCAACAGCTCCAACGGCAGGGGCCAGAATGGTGGCAGTGGCCGGCGACGTGGCGGCCAGCGGGCGGGCGAAGCCGATCCCGGCGTGATCagcgaggacgaggacgagttTGTGTTCGACAACCTCTCGCACAAGAGCTCCGGCAGCTCACTTAACATCCAACGTAGCGGGCTGCAGCCGCCGCCAGTCGGTACGCCCAACTTTACGCCGCGTCACCCATCGCCCCTGCTGAACAACGGAGTTAGTGGCGTCGGAAGCGGCAGCGCGAAAG ATAAAtacaacaacgacaacgacagcAACTCGCCCAGTCCCAAGTCCACGGAGCGCATCATAATTGGTCACGAGAAGTCGGGATCGCATGCGGATCGCCGCTCGGAGATATCCGCCCAGCTGGCCAAGAAATACGAGGGCAAGTCGCGCGAG GAACTTATGCTAATTGCCAACGGAATGGAGAACGAGGCTCTGCTGCAGCGGCAGCGCGTGAAGGAGCTGGAGGACTATCTGGACAACCTGCTGCTGCGCGTGATGGAGACGCACCCGAAGATCCTGCAGAATCCCTATTCGCGCACCACGTCCGCCAAGAGGTACGGCACCTGGTCGTTCTGGTCGTCCTCTCGTACGagagccacgcccacccactAA
- the LOC117148800 gene encoding nucleolar and coiled-body phosphoprotein 1 isoform X2, which translates to MWSPTHCSVTVQRARGLLTKGKNGTNNCFVTIALGKEKYQTSVKDKAETSVNWNEECELKIPDQGNRAELTLTCLHRNNLGIDEFLGQATLPLNEMDVYDRPRAKWFKLESKPGKEKKNKERGELEVRIAFVVKSGSLTDLSKKDKHKSSIGQLASSVGGSLLSIGNGEKRRGIKKLAGSLSSKLHIRSKKKNQEAGADDSSSFGGSFASLGTPNSSNGRGQNGGSGRRRGGQRAGEADPGVISEDEDEFVFDNLSHKSSGSSLNIQRSGLQPPPVGTPNFTPRHPSPLLNNGVSGVGSGSAKGKQAVLPATLDEDASIDAEMEQLELDFSVRAHARANANASASASGNASTLPPPSKPPRIPLSQVDEQPAAGSLEREKPKEKPAEVESDKDEWASKLYGGGKYLEIGSSNSLKRRSWEDRVPLPASVEEPPTLHSSSSSSSSDSDDDDENPPQAAPPPVPVPASLPVPSAAAAAATVTASAEPVVATSSSLFSPDVEHRNFDTFNASFAKYEQRNSTAIFADEPELEDLTVELEKPAPTPTARPKPQPRATADLRAEEEKAKEEAARQLRAEEDARLEAELRLNEERLREEEEAMQRELEEEKERQKQLQMDEQQRREAKRWEEDQRLLSFAKRSTSLEEPVPEKQELKHARELVAKQEPEETLDTAEPEPEHNFLTPEQSPKEFQTNGSGRGSGDRWEKRLGKFKYGNKRDKYNNDNDSNSPSPKSTERIIIGHEKSGSHADRRSEISAQLAKKYEGKSREELMLIANGMENEALLQRQRVKELEDYLDNLLLRVMETHPKILQNPYSRTTSAKSG; encoded by the exons ATGTGGAGTCCGACGCACTGTAGTGTAACGG TGCAGCGAGCGCGTGGGCTGCTCACCAAGGGCAAGAATGGCACCAACAACTGTTTCGTCACCATTGCTCTGGGCAAGGAGAAGTACCAGACGTCCGTCAAGGACAAGGCCGAGACGAGCGTCAACTGGAACGAGGAGTGCGAACT GAAAATTCCCGATCAGGGTAATCGCGCCGAGCTCACTTTGACCTGCCTGCACAGGAACAATCTGGGCATCGATGAGTTCCTCGGTCAGGCGACGCTGCCGCTCAACGAGATGGATGTGTACGACCGGCCACGCGCCAAGTGGTTCAAGCTGGAGAGCAAGCCCGGCAAGGAGAAGAAGAACAAGGAGCGCGGCGAGCTGGAGGTGCGCATCGCCTTCGTGGTCAAGTCCGGCTCGCTGACCGATCTCAGCAAGAAGGACAAGCACAAGTCTTCCATTGGCCAGCTGGCCAGCTCAGTCGGTGGCAGTCTGTTGTCCATCGGCAACGGCGAGAAACGGCGCGGCATCAAGAAGCTGGCTGGCTCGCTTAGCTCCAAGCTGCACATTCGCAGCAAGAAGAAGAACCAGGAGGCGGGCGCCGACGATAGCAGCTCCTTCGGCGGCTCCTTCGCCAGCCTGGGCACGCCCAACAGCTCCAACGGCAGGGGCCAGAATGGTGGCAGTGGCCGGCGACGTGGCGGCCAGCGGGCGGGCGAAGCCGATCCCGGCGTGATCagcgaggacgaggacgagttTGTGTTCGACAACCTCTCGCACAAGAGCTCCGGCAGCTCACTTAACATCCAACGTAGCGGGCTGCAGCCGCCGCCAGTCGGTACGCCCAACTTTACGCCGCGTCACCCATCGCCCCTGCTGAACAACGGAGTTAGTGGCGTCGGAAGCGGCAGCGCGAAAGGTAAGCAAGCGGTATTGCCAGCGACGCTCGATGAGGATGCGTCCATTGACGCGGAGATGGAACAGCTTGAGCTAGATTTCAGTGTTCGTGCCCACGCCCGCGCCAACGCTAACGCCAGCGCCAGCGCCAGCGGCAATGCCAGCACCCTGCCGCCTCCCTCGAAACCACCGCGCATTCCCCTGTCGCAGGTGGACGAGCAGCCGGCTGCTGGGAGTCTGGAGCGGGAAAAGCCAAAGGAGAAGCCAGCCGAGGTGGAAAGCGACAAGGACGAGTGGGCGTCAAAGTTGTATGGCGGTGGAAAGTACCTGGAGATCGGTAGCAGTAACTCATTGAAACGCCGCAGCTGGGAGGACCGAGTTCCACTCCCCGCCAGTGTCGAGGAGCCGCCGACATTGCACTCGTCCAGTTCGTCGTCCAGTTCGGATagcgatgacgacgacgagaATCCGCCGCAGGCAGCTCCCCCACCAGTACCCGTGCCGGCTTCTCTACCAGTtccatctgctgctgctgctgctgctactgttACTGCTTCTGCTGAGCCAGTGGTGGCTACTTCATCGTCGCTCTTCTCCCCCGACGTGGAGCACCGCAACTTTGATACCTTCAACGCTAGTTTCGCCAAGTACGAGCAGCGAAACagcactgctatttttgcAGATGAGCCCGAGTTGGAAGACCTAACAGTGGAGCTTGAGAAGCCGGCGCCCACTCCCACAGCACGCCCCAAACCGCAGCCACGTGCTACGGCCGATCTGAGggcggaggaggagaaggCTAAGGAAGAGGCTGCACGGCAACTGCGTGCCGAGGAGGATGCCCGCTTGGAGGCGGAGCTGCGTCTGAATGAGGAGCGCCTACGCGAAGAAGAGGAGGCTATGCAGCGAGAGCTGGAGGAAGAGAAGGAGCGCCAAAAGCAGCTGCAGATGGATGAGCAGCAGCGGCGTGAGGCCAAGCGCTGGGAAGAAGACCAACGGCTTTTGAGCTTTGCCAAGCGATCCACATCCCTCGAGGAGCCAGTCCCAGAGAAGCAGGAGCTTAAGCATGCGAGGGAGCTCGTGGCCAAGCAGGAGCCGGAGGAAACGCTGGATACGGCAGAGCCAGAGCCGGAGCACAACTTCCTAACGCCCGAACAGTCGCCCAAGGAGTTCCAGACGAATGGCAGTGGCAGAGGCAGCGGGGATCGCTGGGAGAAACGACTGGGCAAATTCAAATACGGCAACAAGCGAG ATAAAtacaacaacgacaacgacagcAACTCGCCCAGTCCCAAGTCCACGGAGCGCATCATAATTGGTCACGAGAAGTCGGGATCGCATGCGGATCGCCGCTCGGAGATATCCGCCCAGCTGGCCAAGAAATACGAGGGCAAGTCGCGCGAG GAACTTATGCTAATTGCCAACGGAATGGAGAACGAGGCTCTGCTGCAGCGGCAGCGCGTGAAGGAGCTGGAGGACTATCTGGACAACCTGCTGCTGCGCGTGATGGAGACGCACCCGAAGATCCTGCAGAATCCCTATTCGCGCACCACGTCCGCCAAGAG CGGCTAA
- the LOC117148802 gene encoding nucleoporin Nup35, with amino-acid sequence MEPMNLGSPVNSPGSNQTQYLPPFLLGDPQGITPHKNTLSPKTGRSNISFATSPGGSSPHELNRTALSTRTLFAAQGGGSMGPNVSHTVVGSNSSTPAHGLSHSHHQTGPPTQGLFDSLREQSVTPKKKNHLGMLQFQSPNQSYQSSYHTNDSFAPINATNASMRALCSPLGATALPAGGLSTSMTPGGSSRISDLWVTIFGFPPGANSMVLQHFTVCGTIVDVVHAPQNGNWMYVRYSSRIESDKALNYNEKVIAGNVMVGVSRCTERSVLDKENIGFAANAEIGDPPASPSVIRPFSQQSYKLVRKEAIISPKSDAPQKSSGLVNKAMDLIFGW; translated from the exons ATGGAGCCAATGAACCTGGGCAGCCCGGTCAACAGTCCCGGCTCCAACCAGACCCAGTATCTGCCACCTTTCCTGCTCGGCGATCCGCAAGGTATCACGCCGCACAAGAACACGCTGTCCCCGAAAACCGGGCGCTCTAATATCAGTTTCG CCACCTCGCCCGGCGGCAGCAGTCCACACGAGCTCAACCGCACCGCTCTGAGCACACGTACTCTGTTCGCCGCCCAAGGAGGCGGGTCGATGGGTCCCAATGTCTCGCACACGGTTGTGGGCTCCAACAGCTCAACGCCCGCGCACGGCCTGTCGCACAGCCACCACCAGACGGGGCCGCCCACCCAGGGACTCTTCGACTCGCTGCGCGAACAGTCCGTCACGCCGAAGAAGAAGAACCATCTTGGCATGCTGCAGTTTCAGTCGCCGAACCAGAGCTACCAAAGCAGCTATCACACGAATGACTCGTTCGCACCCATCAATGCCACCAATGCCTCGATGCGGGCACTGTGCTCGCCACTGGGAGCCACTGCCTTGCCAGCTGGAGGCCTGAGTACATCCATGACGCCGGGCGGCAGTTCGCGCATATCCGACTTATGGGTTACCATCTTCGGGTTTCCGCCGGGGGCCAACTCCATGGTGCTGCAGCACTTCACCGTCTGCGGCACCATTGTGGACGTGGTTCATGCCCCGCAGAATGGCAACTGGATGTATGTGCGCTACTCCTCGCGCATCGAGAGCGACAAGGCGCTGAACTACAATGAAAAAGTCATCGCCGGCAATGTGATGGTGGGCGTGTCGCGCTGCACGGAGCGCTCGGTGCTCGATAAGGAGAACATCGGCTTTGCGGCCAATGCAGAGATAGGAGATCCCCCCGCCAGTCCGAGTGTGATTCGACCCTTTTCCCAGCAGTCGTACAAGCTGGTCCGCAAAGAAGCCATCATATCGCCGAAAAGCGATGCGCCGCAGAAGAGCTCCGGTCTGGTGAACAAGGCCATGGACCTGATATTCGGCTGGTAA
- the LOC117148800 gene encoding nucleolar and coiled-body phosphoprotein 1 isoform X1 — MWSPTHCSVTVQRARGLLTKGKNGTNNCFVTIALGKEKYQTSVKDKAETSVNWNEECELKIPDQGNRAELTLTCLHRNNLGIDEFLGQATLPLNEMDVYDRPRAKWFKLESKPGKEKKNKERGELEVRIAFVVKSGSLTDLSKKDKHKSSIGQLASSVGGSLLSIGNGEKRRGIKKLAGSLSSKLHIRSKKKNQEAGADDSSSFGGSFASLGTPNSSNGRGQNGGSGRRRGGQRAGEADPGVISEDEDEFVFDNLSHKSSGSSLNIQRSGLQPPPVGTPNFTPRHPSPLLNNGVSGVGSGSAKGKQAVLPATLDEDASIDAEMEQLELDFSVRAHARANANASASASGNASTLPPPSKPPRIPLSQVDEQPAAGSLEREKPKEKPAEVESDKDEWASKLYGGGKYLEIGSSNSLKRRSWEDRVPLPASVEEPPTLHSSSSSSSSDSDDDDENPPQAAPPPVPVPASLPVPSAAAAAATVTASAEPVVATSSSLFSPDVEHRNFDTFNASFAKYEQRNSTAIFADEPELEDLTVELEKPAPTPTARPKPQPRATADLRAEEEKAKEEAARQLRAEEDARLEAELRLNEERLREEEEAMQRELEEEKERQKQLQMDEQQRREAKRWEEDQRLLSFAKRSTSLEEPVPEKQELKHARELVAKQEPEETLDTAEPEPEHNFLTPEQSPKEFQTNGSGRGSGDRWEKRLGKFKYGNKRDKYNNDNDSNSPSPKSTERIIIGHEKSGSHADRRSEISAQLAKKYEGKSREELMLIANGMENEALLQRQRVKELEDYLDNLLLRVMETHPKILQNPYSRTTSAKRYGTWSFWSSSRTRATPTH, encoded by the exons ATGTGGAGTCCGACGCACTGTAGTGTAACGG TGCAGCGAGCGCGTGGGCTGCTCACCAAGGGCAAGAATGGCACCAACAACTGTTTCGTCACCATTGCTCTGGGCAAGGAGAAGTACCAGACGTCCGTCAAGGACAAGGCCGAGACGAGCGTCAACTGGAACGAGGAGTGCGAACT GAAAATTCCCGATCAGGGTAATCGCGCCGAGCTCACTTTGACCTGCCTGCACAGGAACAATCTGGGCATCGATGAGTTCCTCGGTCAGGCGACGCTGCCGCTCAACGAGATGGATGTGTACGACCGGCCACGCGCCAAGTGGTTCAAGCTGGAGAGCAAGCCCGGCAAGGAGAAGAAGAACAAGGAGCGCGGCGAGCTGGAGGTGCGCATCGCCTTCGTGGTCAAGTCCGGCTCGCTGACCGATCTCAGCAAGAAGGACAAGCACAAGTCTTCCATTGGCCAGCTGGCCAGCTCAGTCGGTGGCAGTCTGTTGTCCATCGGCAACGGCGAGAAACGGCGCGGCATCAAGAAGCTGGCTGGCTCGCTTAGCTCCAAGCTGCACATTCGCAGCAAGAAGAAGAACCAGGAGGCGGGCGCCGACGATAGCAGCTCCTTCGGCGGCTCCTTCGCCAGCCTGGGCACGCCCAACAGCTCCAACGGCAGGGGCCAGAATGGTGGCAGTGGCCGGCGACGTGGCGGCCAGCGGGCGGGCGAAGCCGATCCCGGCGTGATCagcgaggacgaggacgagttTGTGTTCGACAACCTCTCGCACAAGAGCTCCGGCAGCTCACTTAACATCCAACGTAGCGGGCTGCAGCCGCCGCCAGTCGGTACGCCCAACTTTACGCCGCGTCACCCATCGCCCCTGCTGAACAACGGAGTTAGTGGCGTCGGAAGCGGCAGCGCGAAAGGTAAGCAAGCGGTATTGCCAGCGACGCTCGATGAGGATGCGTCCATTGACGCGGAGATGGAACAGCTTGAGCTAGATTTCAGTGTTCGTGCCCACGCCCGCGCCAACGCTAACGCCAGCGCCAGCGCCAGCGGCAATGCCAGCACCCTGCCGCCTCCCTCGAAACCACCGCGCATTCCCCTGTCGCAGGTGGACGAGCAGCCGGCTGCTGGGAGTCTGGAGCGGGAAAAGCCAAAGGAGAAGCCAGCCGAGGTGGAAAGCGACAAGGACGAGTGGGCGTCAAAGTTGTATGGCGGTGGAAAGTACCTGGAGATCGGTAGCAGTAACTCATTGAAACGCCGCAGCTGGGAGGACCGAGTTCCACTCCCCGCCAGTGTCGAGGAGCCGCCGACATTGCACTCGTCCAGTTCGTCGTCCAGTTCGGATagcgatgacgacgacgagaATCCGCCGCAGGCAGCTCCCCCACCAGTACCCGTGCCGGCTTCTCTACCAGTtccatctgctgctgctgctgctgctactgttACTGCTTCTGCTGAGCCAGTGGTGGCTACTTCATCGTCGCTCTTCTCCCCCGACGTGGAGCACCGCAACTTTGATACCTTCAACGCTAGTTTCGCCAAGTACGAGCAGCGAAACagcactgctatttttgcAGATGAGCCCGAGTTGGAAGACCTAACAGTGGAGCTTGAGAAGCCGGCGCCCACTCCCACAGCACGCCCCAAACCGCAGCCACGTGCTACGGCCGATCTGAGggcggaggaggagaaggCTAAGGAAGAGGCTGCACGGCAACTGCGTGCCGAGGAGGATGCCCGCTTGGAGGCGGAGCTGCGTCTGAATGAGGAGCGCCTACGCGAAGAAGAGGAGGCTATGCAGCGAGAGCTGGAGGAAGAGAAGGAGCGCCAAAAGCAGCTGCAGATGGATGAGCAGCAGCGGCGTGAGGCCAAGCGCTGGGAAGAAGACCAACGGCTTTTGAGCTTTGCCAAGCGATCCACATCCCTCGAGGAGCCAGTCCCAGAGAAGCAGGAGCTTAAGCATGCGAGGGAGCTCGTGGCCAAGCAGGAGCCGGAGGAAACGCTGGATACGGCAGAGCCAGAGCCGGAGCACAACTTCCTAACGCCCGAACAGTCGCCCAAGGAGTTCCAGACGAATGGCAGTGGCAGAGGCAGCGGGGATCGCTGGGAGAAACGACTGGGCAAATTCAAATACGGCAACAAGCGAG ATAAAtacaacaacgacaacgacagcAACTCGCCCAGTCCCAAGTCCACGGAGCGCATCATAATTGGTCACGAGAAGTCGGGATCGCATGCGGATCGCCGCTCGGAGATATCCGCCCAGCTGGCCAAGAAATACGAGGGCAAGTCGCGCGAG GAACTTATGCTAATTGCCAACGGAATGGAGAACGAGGCTCTGCTGCAGCGGCAGCGCGTGAAGGAGCTGGAGGACTATCTGGACAACCTGCTGCTGCGCGTGATGGAGACGCACCCGAAGATCCTGCAGAATCCCTATTCGCGCACCACGTCCGCCAAGAGGTACGGCACCTGGTCGTTCTGGTCGTCCTCTCGTACGagagccacgcccacccactAA